The Candidatus Paceibacterota bacterium genomic interval GCCTATATTCATAAGTATAAATGTACCATATTGAAAGTCCTTTGAGTATGGTAGGATGTAGGGCAATGAAATTGATAGATGTGTTCCTTAGGGAATTAAAAGGATTGGGTAGATTTATAAAGTGGGTTTGGAAAAATCTGAAAACTCCTGCAGGGAGAAGCCGTGTCTGGCATGTTTTTTTAAATATTTTGAAATCCCTGCCACGAATTATCAAGTGGAGGCATATTGCATCTGTTTTGGTTGCTGTTTTGATTTTTCTTTTCATATTTGGTGGATTTTTTGTCTTATGGGCCGCCAGCCTAAAAACCCCAGACCTAAGCTCTTTTGACGACCGCTTAGTCAGTCAATCTACAAAAATATATGACCGAACAGGTAATATTCTCCTGTATGATTTAAGCCAGAACGTACGTCGCACCGTTGTTCCTTTTGACCAAATATCACCCTACGAAAAAGAAGCGGCGGTAGCCATTGAGGATGCGGGTTTTTATCAGCACAATGGGATAAAAATCAGCTCTATTATCCGAGCCTTTTTTGCAGACATTTGGACTCTTCATTTCAGCCAAGGAGGCTCAACCATCACCCAACAAGTGGTAAAAAATTCACTTTTGACTGGCGACAAGACAATTTCCAGAAAAATTAAGGAATGGGTTTTGGCCATAAAACTAGAACAGGTTGCCGATAAAAACACCATTTTAAACCTTTATTTAAACAACACACCTTACGGAGGAAATATATATGGAATAGAAGAAGCCAGCCAGGTTTTTTTTGGTAAACACGCTGCCGACCTGGATTTAGCAGAGTCAGCCTATCTTGCCGCCCTACCTCAAGCCCCCACCTATTACTCCCCTTTTGGAAACAACAAGGCAGCTTTGGTGGATAGAAAAAATCTTGTTTTGCAAAAAATGAGGGAATTGAATGACATTACAGCCGATGAATATAATGCTGCTATACAAGAAAATGTAGCCTTTAAAACTGCTTCGGTTGGAGGGATTAAAGCTCCTCATTTTGTGATGTTTATCCGAGACTACTTGGCAAAAAAATACGGGGAAGATGCCCTTCAACAAGGGGGCCTCAGTGTCATAACCACTCTTGATTACGATCTCCAACAAAAAGCTGAACAAGTGGTCAAGGATTACATTCTAAAGAATGGAAAGGCCCTTAATGCCAGCAACGGGGCACTCGTGGCTATAGATCCAACCAATGGCCAAATATTAGCTATGGTGGGTTCTCGAGATTATTTTGATACAACAATCGATGGAAACTTTAACGTAGCTACGGCCCATCGTCAGCCGGGATCCTCCTTTAAACCTTTCGTATATGCCACCGCTTTTGATAAAGGTTACACTCCCGACACGGCTATTTTTGATGTGCCAACTGAATTTTCAACAGGGTGTAGTGTGACTGGATATCCTATCTCCCCTGGCGCAGTTTGCTATTCTCCTCAAGATTACGATAACACTTATATGGGAGTGATGAGCCTACGCACGGCTTTAGCCCTCTCACGCAACGTTCCAGCTGTAAAACTTCTCTATTTAGCTGGAGTTCAGAATTCTATAGAAACGGCCCGGAAAATGGGCATCCAAAGCCTTGGGGACGCCAACCAATATGGCCTTACCCTTGTACTTGGAGGAGGTGAAGTCTCTCCATTGGATATGACAAGCGCCTACGGAGTTTTTTCTCAAGATGGAGTACGCAATCCAGACACTGGAATACTGGAGGTGAAAGATCGAGCTGGGAATGACCTGGAAAGGTTTGCCACTTCTTCAAGCTTGGTCCTCAATCCCCAGTCAGCTCGTTTAGTAAATGATGTGCTATCTGATAATAATGCCAGAGCGCCTGTTTTTGGTCCAGTTTATTTTGGAGGAAAAAGAGTAGCCATGAAAACAGGTACTACAAACAACTCCCGAGATGCGTGGGTTATTGGATACACACCTTCAATCGCAGTAGGTGTCTGGATGGGAAACAATGACAATGCCCCCATGGTCCAAAAAGCCTCCGCCGCTATTGCCGCTCCGATGTGGAAGCAATTTATGGATTATGCCTTAACCAAAGTACCAGATACCCAATTTACTCCACCAGATCCAACAGATCCAAATCTAAAGCCATTTCTTAAAGGTTTTTGGCAGGGTGATGGGTTGAGTGGTATACACTCTGAGCTTTATTGGATAAATAAAAATGACCCGACTGGCCCCGCACCAACAGATCCAAACAGTGATCCTCAGTTTCGTTTATGGGAGTATGGGGTGCAAAACTGGGCAGCCAGTCAAAACCTCCTCACCACGCCTACCACAGTAGGAAACTTCACCCCAGGACCAGTGGTCGTACCCGGAACCACAGACATTGATGGCCCTGTGTTTACACTATCAAGTCCAAACCAAAACAACACCATTGATGGAAACACGAGAGTTACAATCACTCCAAACATCCAATCCTCAAGCACAATCTCCAGAATTGATTATTTTGTGAACAACACTCTTATAGGCTCTTCTACTCAAGCTCCTTTTTTGTTTTCTTTTGTTCCAAACGATACTGAAAATATTCAAGCTACCAATGAAGTGAGGGCCCTGGCAACGGACATAAATGGAAAAAGGGGTGAAGCTTCCTTTTCCTTTAGTGTTATTAAATAACTTTTATTTTTAACGGATATCGGAAACTGATACCTCTGGATTTTTCTCCTTTAAATAACTTAAAATTGATGTCTTCTTTAAAAAGATTTCATTTTTTATGGCTGGGTGGGTTTTAATAAAAAGCACGTTGTCTTTAAGGATAATTTCTTTTTTTGTAAAAGACACCTTCATAAAAATAGATAGTGTTTGGGCTATTTTTTCTCGATCAAGGGTGCTGTCCTTGAAGGTTTGATACCTGCTTAAAAAGTTTGAAACACTGAGCATACTTTCATTATACCAAATTTATTTTAAATTTATCACCCACCTAAAACACATCCTATTTATTCATAGGCATCACTAAATACATAAAGGATTGGTCATTTACTCCTTTTATGATCAAAGCTTTATTGAGGCCGGCAAAACTAAAAGAAATAGAGTCTGTGTCTATAGACTGGAAGCAGTCATGGAGATATTTGTAATTAAAATTAATTTTTAAAGATTCTCCCGTCAAAGCGGC includes:
- a CDS encoding PBP1A family penicillin-binding protein translates to MKLIDVFLRELKGLGRFIKWVWKNLKTPAGRSRVWHVFLNILKSLPRIIKWRHIASVLVAVLIFLFIFGGFFVLWAASLKTPDLSSFDDRLVSQSTKIYDRTGNILLYDLSQNVRRTVVPFDQISPYEKEAAVAIEDAGFYQHNGIKISSIIRAFFADIWTLHFSQGGSTITQQVVKNSLLTGDKTISRKIKEWVLAIKLEQVADKNTILNLYLNNTPYGGNIYGIEEASQVFFGKHAADLDLAESAYLAALPQAPTYYSPFGNNKAALVDRKNLVLQKMRELNDITADEYNAAIQENVAFKTASVGGIKAPHFVMFIRDYLAKKYGEDALQQGGLSVITTLDYDLQQKAEQVVKDYILKNGKALNASNGALVAIDPTNGQILAMVGSRDYFDTTIDGNFNVATAHRQPGSSFKPFVYATAFDKGYTPDTAIFDVPTEFSTGCSVTGYPISPGAVCYSPQDYDNTYMGVMSLRTALALSRNVPAVKLLYLAGVQNSIETARKMGIQSLGDANQYGLTLVLGGGEVSPLDMTSAYGVFSQDGVRNPDTGILEVKDRAGNDLERFATSSSLVLNPQSARLVNDVLSDNNARAPVFGPVYFGGKRVAMKTGTTNNSRDAWVIGYTPSIAVGVWMGNNDNAPMVQKASAAIAAPMWKQFMDYALTKVPDTQFTPPDPTDPNLKPFLKGFWQGDGLSGIHSELYWINKNDPTGPAPTDPNSDPQFRLWEYGVQNWAASQNLLTTPTTVGNFTPGPVVVPGTTDIDGPVFTLSSPNQNNTIDGNTRVTITPNIQSSSTISRIDYFVNNTLIGSSTQAPFLFSFVPNDTENIQATNEVRALATDINGKRGEASFSFSVIK